In one window of Psychrobacter sp. P2G3 DNA:
- a CDS encoding polysaccharide deacetylase, translating to MSKTIICGFGTDVDSVAGQIGSYGGGESPSDIQRGVWASEVGVPRLLRLFKKYDLRTSFFIPGHSLETFPDIAKMIVDHGHEVGAHGYLHENPIAMTRAQEEAVMEKSVELITKLTGQSPRGYVAPWWEMSAATPEILAKYDFKYDHSQGYRDFQPFYARVGDKWNLIDYSKTAEEWMHPMTHGDEIDLVEIAANWYMDDLPPMMFMKNVPNSHGFVNPRDIEEMWRDQFDWVYRNMDYAVYPFTIHPDVSGRPQVLMMLERLIDYINSHEGVVWMPFEDIAEDFRKRFPFEGGKRPEVI from the coding sequence ATGTCTAAAACTATCATATGTGGATTCGGCACGGACGTTGATTCAGTGGCCGGTCAAATCGGCTCGTACGGCGGCGGCGAAAGCCCGTCTGACATTCAGCGCGGTGTCTGGGCCTCTGAAGTTGGCGTCCCACGCTTATTGCGTCTGTTTAAAAAATACGATCTACGCACCTCGTTCTTTATCCCCGGTCATAGCCTCGAGACATTCCCTGACATTGCCAAAATGATTGTCGATCATGGTCATGAAGTAGGGGCACATGGCTACTTACATGAAAACCCCATTGCCATGACCCGCGCTCAAGAAGAAGCGGTCATGGAGAAATCAGTTGAGCTGATTACCAAGCTGACGGGTCAAAGCCCGCGTGGTTACGTGGCACCGTGGTGGGAGATGTCAGCCGCGACCCCTGAGATCTTAGCAAAATACGATTTCAAATATGATCATAGCCAAGGCTACCGCGACTTCCAGCCGTTTTATGCTCGGGTGGGTGATAAATGGAATCTCATCGACTACTCTAAAACAGCAGAAGAATGGATGCATCCCATGACCCATGGCGACGAGATTGATTTGGTTGAAATCGCTGCCAACTGGTATATGGATGATTTGCCGCCGATGATGTTTATGAAAAACGTCCCCAACAGTCATGGTTTCGTCAATCCACGCGATATCGAAGAGATGTGGCGTGATCAGTTCGATTGGGTTTATCGCAATATGGACTATGCAGTATATCCGTTCACCATTCACCCTGATGTGTCAGGGCGTCCGCAAGTGCTGATGATGCTTGAACGTTTAATCGACTATATTAACAGTCATGAAGGTGTGGTTTGGATGCCGTTTGAAGATATTGCTGAAGATTTCCGCAAGCGCTTCCCGTTTGAAGGTGGTAAGCGTCCAGAAGTCATTTAA
- a CDS encoding GTP-binding protein, which yields MQIFQDNRLDIVLLSGYLGSGKTTWLRHALFTKTFGRAQVFTQEAAEQPVDDLLLGEAMSVKVLTGTAGTPKGKEELISALLAVAESRTNGRSIGLTTAQPDTLIIETSGLADPEEIIVAIKEHPILVYHFALKEIIIMADALHFHVALKTDALCRQQILSADRVVIAKSEEVSEQSLSNLVSTISKINPAAPISLSAFGVESSVPQLPPPTEIYESTLVNMGTPTTVVSLPIPKEVDWVEFTVWLSALLHARGDTILRVKGVLQTDEGALLLQSVRKVMQQPEILPPEKGDSRLGEIVFIGEGMNQEALLMSLFSFLGKES from the coding sequence ATGCAAATATTTCAAGACAACCGTCTCGATATCGTTCTACTAAGTGGCTATCTGGGTTCAGGTAAGACCACATGGCTGCGTCATGCGCTTTTTACTAAGACGTTTGGTCGTGCGCAAGTCTTCACCCAAGAAGCGGCAGAACAACCTGTTGACGACCTGCTGTTGGGTGAGGCGATGAGTGTCAAAGTGCTGACCGGAACCGCGGGCACCCCAAAAGGCAAAGAAGAATTAATATCAGCACTACTTGCGGTTGCCGAGTCTCGAACAAACGGACGATCAATCGGTTTGACTACTGCTCAGCCAGACACGCTTATAATAGAAACCAGTGGCTTAGCTGATCCCGAAGAAATTATAGTCGCTATCAAAGAACATCCTATTCTGGTGTACCATTTTGCGCTCAAAGAAATCATCATTATGGCTGATGCGCTACATTTCCACGTGGCACTAAAGACTGACGCTTTATGTCGTCAGCAAATCTTGTCGGCTGATCGCGTTGTGATTGCAAAATCAGAGGAAGTATCCGAGCAGTCCTTATCGAACCTCGTTTCAACCATCAGCAAAATCAATCCAGCCGCACCAATTTCATTATCCGCATTCGGTGTCGAAAGCTCTGTTCCGCAACTCCCTCCACCTACTGAAATCTACGAATCGACTCTCGTTAATATGGGAACACCAACGACTGTGGTTTCGCTGCCGATTCCCAAAGAAGTAGACTGGGTCGAATTTACCGTTTGGCTATCGGCGTTGTTGCACGCTCGGGGTGATACGATTCTACGAGTCAAAGGCGTTTTACAGACAGACGAAGGTGCGCTATTACTACAATCTGTACGTAAGGTCATGCAACAGCCGGAGATTCTGCCGCCTGAGAAAGGCGACTCTAGGCTTGGAGAAATTGTGTTTATAGGGGAGGGTATGAATCAGGAGGCTTTGCTCATGTCTTTATTTTCCTTTCTTGGAAAAGAAAGTTAG
- the pgsA gene encoding CDP-diacylglycerol--glycerol-3-phosphate 3-phosphatidyltransferase: MTESTQLHTQKPLQPQNNKSIFNLPNNLTIARILMIPLFVAIAYWPPAMGIGMPAISNNVIAQVGMSEFSDSLLRHLLLTAVFIIAAITDWLDGYFARKLNVMSAFGRFLDPVADKLMVAAALIILVQWHPNIIMAIAAIVIISREIAVSALREWMAELGKSTSVAVSYVGKLKTTFQMIAITVLLLNWESLELIGYGLMVAAVILTLWSMFIYLKAAWPYLKQSG, translated from the coding sequence ATGACCGAAAGCACACAACTGCATACGCAAAAACCGCTACAGCCGCAAAATAATAAAAGTATTTTTAATTTACCCAATAATCTTACTATTGCGCGTATTTTGATGATTCCATTATTTGTAGCGATTGCCTATTGGCCCCCAGCCATGGGTATTGGCATGCCTGCGATTTCAAATAACGTCATCGCACAGGTAGGGATGAGTGAGTTCAGCGATAGCTTATTGCGACATTTGCTATTGACGGCCGTCTTTATTATTGCTGCTATTACCGATTGGCTTGATGGCTATTTTGCCCGTAAGCTCAACGTAATGTCAGCATTTGGGCGTTTTTTAGATCCCGTCGCTGATAAGCTGATGGTCGCAGCAGCACTTATTATCTTAGTGCAATGGCATCCCAATATTATTATGGCAATAGCAGCAATTGTGATTATCTCGCGTGAGATTGCAGTATCAGCATTACGTGAATGGATGGCAGAGCTGGGCAAAAGCACCAGTGTGGCAGTATCCTACGTTGGCAAGCTCAAAACAACCTTTCAGATGATAGCTATTACGGTGCTCTTATTAAACTGGGAATCACTTGAGCTTATTGGTTATGGTCTGATGGTCGCAGCGGTGATTTTAACCTTATGGTCAATGTTCATTTATCTAAAGGCAGCATGGCCTTATCTTAAACAGAGCGGTTAA
- a CDS encoding pyridoxamine 5'-phosphate oxidase family protein → MSKQEQMDKLQAMVNDIKYTMMTTRTHEDHLHSCPMNTTETSIGAKEIWFIGHSPSETVDNIKKNPEVNLAYVSQDDKNYLSITGKAELVEDKEKLDELWSVLYNAYFEQGKEDPKVQLIKVVPHGAEYWANGNAIASAFKMTAAAVTDTAIEKSLGENFSIEL, encoded by the coding sequence ATGAGTAAACAAGAGCAGATGGATAAACTCCAAGCGATGGTAAACGATATTAAATATACAATGATGACTACTCGTACTCATGAGGACCATCTACATTCTTGCCCGATGAATACCACCGAAACTAGCATCGGTGCTAAAGAGATTTGGTTTATCGGTCATAGTCCTTCTGAGACAGTCGATAATATTAAGAAGAATCCAGAAGTGAACCTGGCTTATGTCAGTCAAGATGACAAAAACTATTTATCTATCACTGGTAAAGCTGAGTTGGTAGAGGATAAAGAAAAACTTGATGAGCTGTGGTCAGTGCTGTACAACGCCTATTTTGAACAAGGCAAAGAAGATCCTAAAGTTCAGCTGATTAAAGTCGTCCCTCATGGTGCTGAATACTGGGCTAACGGTAATGCCATTGCTAGTGCCTTTAAAATGACAGCCGCTGCGGTAACAGATACCGCTATTGAGAAAAGCTTAGGTGAGAATTTTTCGATAGAGCTGTAA
- a CDS encoding pyridoxamine 5'-phosphate oxidase family protein — translation MSKQEHIDKIQDVIKDVKFAMMSTVNSKGDIHAWPMTTSEASIGGKEIWFIGDKKSDVVKDIQDNPKIGLSYASQDEKDYVSISANAELPTDKDKLDELWSPVYNAFFEHGKEDENVQLIKVVPHGVECWLSGSSTVNMFKMAAAALQDGKTAENIGEQFSVSL, via the coding sequence ATGAGTAAGCAAGAACATATCGACAAGATTCAAGATGTGATCAAAGACGTAAAATTTGCCATGATGAGCACCGTGAATAGCAAAGGTGATATTCATGCTTGGCCAATGACGACTAGCGAGGCAAGCATCGGTGGTAAAGAGATTTGGTTCATCGGTGATAAAAAATCGGACGTGGTAAAAGATATTCAAGATAACCCGAAAATTGGTCTGTCTTATGCTTCCCAAGACGAAAAAGATTATGTCTCTATCAGTGCCAATGCAGAGTTGCCAACCGATAAAGACAAATTAGATGAGCTATGGTCACCAGTTTACAATGCATTCTTTGAGCATGGTAAAGAAGATGAGAACGTGCAGTTAATCAAAGTCGTACCACATGGTGTAGAGTGCTGGTTAAGCGGTAGTTCCACTGTCAATATGTTTAAAATGGCTGCTGCTGCCTTACAAGACGGCAAAACTGCTGAAAATATCGGCGAGCAGTTCTCAGTATCTTTGTAG
- the purL gene encoding phosphoribosylformylglycinamidine synthase, with the protein MMTIAGQPFLTDFQTQQLISQFQQKTELNVSHINTQQVYVLSRELKGDEQKKALDLFGIKEDTQLAAPQDNQLQVIVSPRFGTISPWASKATDIFNNCDIEINRVERVIVYTLTLDGEVGEKLPVNAEQLLFDRMTQSLVYDLNDVNKLFDDEQPASLNHIDVIGQGQSALESANTEFGFALSSEDIDYLMNAYVNELKRNPTDVELMMFAQANSEHCRHKIFNAEWTVDGEVQPKSLFQMIKNTYKANPQGILSAYKDNAAVMAGSEGMRFYSIPTDAQDPNSAHPYNFHQEEIDILMKVETHNHPTAIAPYAGAATGAGGEIRDEGATGRGGKPKAGLTGFHVSHLHIPELAEKWEQSGQLSTQAYGTPDRMATSLEIMTEAPLGSANFSNEFGRPNLCGYFRSFQLDTSAVKDGSEMRGYHKPIMLAGGYGNIKRNLIEKNSIRQGDLLIVLGGPAMQIGLGGGAASSVDSGSLDEGLDFASVQRDNAEMERRCQEVLDRCWALAGNDIDVSNNSKDGNPIVSLHDVGAGGLSNAMPELVNDHEMGAVLNLRKIPSLEAGMSPMAIWSNEAQERYVLAIRPESKDQFDAICARERCPYAILGEATEVRQLVVNDELLPEQPVDMPMQVLLGGTPQMQRSFNVQANELLPLELNDFDLKESIKDVLRHPTVASKSFLISIGDRSITGMVVRDQYVGRYQVPVADCAVTASGLIALDGQVMTGEAMSVGERTPVALISPKASARLAVGEAITNIAGARITQLSDITMSANWMAACGEDVEDAALFDAVHTVGEELCPALGIAIPVGKDSLSMRANWSDEDANNQNQDKSVVSPMSLVITAFAPVVDVAKTLTPELINGDSAFYRIDLSKGQLRLGGSILAQTLSQLGNDCPDLAQPSDLIDFFNFIQAGNEQSVISAYHDIGDGGLLATIAEMQFTSRQGIKLSLTDDNLLGQLFSEELGAVIQVLPENVAALMQLAEEFNVSDMMSLVGQSSEEDSLIIQTPTLMGDDTLRFKRSELQQEWSQVSYQIARRRDNPACVQQEYDLIADASYQGLIAAPNFDLNQKVEEPYLNSRENKPRVAILREQGVNGQSEMAAGFTQAGFEAVDVHMSDLLEGRINLRDFDGLVACGGFSYGDVLGAGSGWANSILFHDELRMQFVRFFARPDTFSLGVCNGCQMMAQLKDLIPGAENFPRFIANQSARFEARTVNVKVERTKSILFKGMQDSILPIAVAHGEGYATLDNTEIDGMAKHGQLAMRYVDSQGHPTETYPLNPNGSLGGVTGLCSTDGRVTLMMPHPERTLRAYNHSWKPEEWDEDGAWMRMFRNARAWLR; encoded by the coding sequence ATGATGACTATCGCCGGACAACCGTTTCTTACCGATTTTCAGACGCAGCAACTCATCAGTCAGTTTCAGCAAAAAACCGAGCTAAATGTCAGCCACATCAATACTCAGCAAGTTTATGTGCTATCACGAGAACTAAAAGGTGATGAGCAGAAAAAAGCGCTGGACCTGTTTGGTATTAAAGAAGATACCCAACTTGCCGCCCCGCAAGACAATCAATTACAAGTCATCGTGAGCCCACGTTTTGGTACGATTTCGCCGTGGGCAAGTAAAGCGACCGATATCTTTAATAACTGTGATATTGAGATTAACCGTGTCGAGCGCGTTATTGTTTATACCTTAACCCTTGATGGTGAAGTAGGCGAGAAACTGCCAGTAAACGCTGAGCAATTATTGTTTGATCGTATGACTCAGAGCTTGGTTTATGATTTAAATGACGTGAATAAATTGTTCGATGATGAGCAACCAGCGTCGCTTAATCATATTGATGTGATTGGACAAGGTCAGTCAGCATTAGAATCGGCCAATACAGAGTTTGGTTTTGCGCTATCGAGCGAAGACATTGATTATCTAATGAATGCTTACGTCAATGAGCTCAAGCGTAATCCAACGGACGTTGAGCTAATGATGTTTGCACAAGCAAACTCAGAGCATTGCCGTCACAAGATTTTCAACGCTGAATGGACGGTCGATGGAGAAGTACAGCCAAAGTCACTGTTCCAAATGATTAAGAATACTTATAAAGCCAATCCACAAGGCATTTTATCTGCTTATAAAGATAATGCGGCAGTAATGGCAGGGTCGGAGGGAATGCGTTTTTACTCGATTCCTACTGACGCTCAAGATCCTAATTCTGCGCATCCTTACAATTTTCATCAAGAAGAAATCGATATCTTAATGAAAGTCGAAACCCATAACCATCCAACGGCGATTGCCCCTTATGCCGGTGCTGCAACAGGTGCTGGTGGTGAGATTCGTGATGAAGGCGCAACAGGCCGTGGTGGTAAACCCAAAGCAGGTCTGACAGGCTTTCACGTATCACATTTGCATATTCCAGAGCTTGCTGAAAAATGGGAGCAGTCAGGTCAACTGAGTACTCAGGCTTATGGTACGCCGGATCGTATGGCAACCAGTCTTGAGATTATGACTGAAGCGCCACTCGGCTCAGCCAATTTCTCTAACGAATTTGGTCGTCCAAACCTTTGCGGTTATTTCCGTAGTTTCCAATTGGATACTTCAGCGGTAAAAGACGGCAGCGAGATGCGCGGCTATCATAAGCCTATCATGCTGGCAGGTGGTTACGGCAATATCAAACGCAACCTGATTGAAAAAAATTCGATTCGCCAAGGCGATTTACTCATCGTCCTTGGTGGCCCTGCGATGCAAATTGGTCTTGGTGGCGGTGCGGCATCTTCGGTCGATAGCGGCTCACTCGATGAAGGTTTAGACTTTGCCTCAGTTCAGCGTGATAACGCTGAGATGGAGCGTCGCTGTCAAGAGGTTCTCGATCGCTGCTGGGCACTAGCGGGTAACGATATTGATGTAAGCAACAACAGTAAAGACGGCAACCCAATCGTCTCATTACATGACGTCGGGGCAGGCGGTCTATCCAATGCCATGCCAGAACTGGTCAATGACCATGAAATGGGCGCGGTGCTCAATCTACGTAAGATTCCGTCGTTAGAAGCGGGCATGTCACCAATGGCGATTTGGTCAAACGAAGCGCAAGAGCGTTACGTATTGGCGATTCGTCCTGAAAGCAAAGATCAGTTCGATGCCATCTGTGCTCGTGAGCGTTGCCCATATGCCATCTTAGGGGAAGCTACTGAAGTGCGTCAGCTCGTCGTTAATGACGAATTGCTCCCTGAGCAGCCAGTCGATATGCCGATGCAAGTATTGCTCGGTGGTACGCCGCAGATGCAGCGTAGCTTTAACGTACAAGCGAACGAGTTGCTACCGCTTGAGCTTAATGACTTTGACCTAAAAGAATCTATCAAGGATGTATTACGTCATCCTACCGTCGCGAGCAAGTCATTCCTCATTAGCATTGGTGACCGCTCTATCACGGGTATGGTGGTGCGTGATCAATATGTTGGTCGTTACCAAGTCCCCGTCGCAGATTGCGCTGTTACGGCGTCAGGCTTGATTGCGCTTGACGGTCAAGTCATGACGGGTGAAGCGATGAGTGTCGGTGAGCGTACGCCTGTTGCGCTGATTAGTCCAAAAGCTTCTGCACGACTCGCAGTCGGTGAAGCGATAACCAATATCGCCGGTGCGCGTATTACTCAGTTATCTGATATTACGATGTCAGCGAACTGGATGGCAGCCTGTGGTGAAGACGTAGAAGATGCTGCATTATTTGACGCGGTGCATACGGTTGGTGAAGAGCTATGCCCAGCACTTGGTATCGCTATTCCCGTCGGTAAAGATTCGCTATCGATGCGTGCCAACTGGAGTGACGAAGACGCTAATAATCAAAACCAAGACAAATCAGTCGTGTCGCCAATGAGCCTAGTGATTACAGCATTTGCGCCTGTCGTTGATGTGGCAAAAACTTTAACGCCTGAGCTAATCAATGGTGATAGCGCCTTCTACCGTATTGATTTATCTAAAGGTCAATTGCGTTTGGGCGGTTCAATCCTTGCGCAAACGCTTAGCCAATTAGGTAACGACTGCCCAGATTTAGCGCAGCCAAGCGACTTGATCGACTTCTTTAACTTTATCCAAGCGGGCAACGAACAAAGCGTCATCAGCGCCTATCACGATATCGGTGATGGTGGACTACTCGCGACTATCGCTGAGATGCAATTCACTAGCCGCCAAGGTATCAAGCTGTCATTGACCGATGATAATTTGCTCGGTCAATTATTCAGTGAAGAGCTAGGCGCAGTCATCCAAGTATTACCAGAAAACGTCGCCGCGTTAATGCAACTGGCAGAAGAGTTTAACGTCAGCGACATGATGAGCCTCGTTGGTCAAAGCTCGGAAGAAGACAGCTTAATCATCCAAACGCCAACACTCATGGGTGACGATACTCTACGCTTTAAGCGTTCTGAGTTGCAACAAGAATGGAGTCAGGTCAGCTATCAAATCGCGCGTCGCCGTGACAACCCAGCTTGCGTCCAACAAGAGTATGACTTGATTGCTGATGCGAGCTATCAAGGTCTTATCGCTGCACCAAACTTTGACCTCAATCAGAAAGTTGAAGAACCGTATCTAAACAGCCGTGAAAACAAACCAAGAGTCGCTATCCTGCGTGAGCAAGGCGTCAACGGTCAGTCAGAGATGGCAGCAGGCTTTACGCAAGCTGGCTTTGAAGCAGTTGACGTGCATATGAGCGATTTGCTTGAAGGTCGCATCAATCTACGTGACTTCGACGGTCTGGTCGCTTGTGGTGGCTTTAGCTACGGTGACGTACTGGGCGCAGGCTCTGGCTGGGCGAACTCTATTTTGTTCCATGACGAGTTGCGCATGCAGTTTGTGCGCTTCTTTGCTCGTCCTGACACCTTCTCACTTGGTGTCTGTAACGGTTGTCAGATGATGGCGCAGCTCAAAGATTTAATCCCCGGCGCAGAGAACTTCCCTCGCTTCATCGCCAACCAGTCGGCGCGTTTTGAAGCGCGTACCGTCAACGTCAAAGTCGAGCGTACCAAATCCATCCTGTTCAAAGGCATGCAAGACAGCATCTTACCTATCGCTGTGGCGCACGGTGAAGGCTACGCCACGCTGGACAACACCGAGATCGACGGTATGGCAAAACACGGTCAGCTCGCCATGCGTTATGTCGATAGCCAAGGTCATCCAACCGAGACCTATCCGCTCAATCCAAACGGTTCGCTCGGCGGTGTCACGGGTCTGTGTAGCACCGACGGTCGCGTCACTCTTATGATGCCGCATCCTGAGCGTACGTTACGTGCCTACAATCACAGCTGGAAACCAGAAGAATGGGACGAGGACGGCGCGTGGATGCGTATGTTCCGTAATGCGCGGGCTTGGTTGCGTTAG
- a CDS encoding type 1 glutamine amidotransferase, with protein MTLRIHALFHTDYEDFNFIKQWANSHNHTLNVSRSYDDDALPALESFDWLIVMGGPMSVHDEEKHPWLIAEKRLINQSIDAGKTVIGICLGAQLIAHCLGASVQPSGVKEIGWLPIRLTPAGQAHPLLQDLPKQDFTVFHFHGDGFDCPKGASIIASTDAWANQGFVYQTPLHKELGTWILAWQCHFEVTKESLAKMVVNGNNAIQSGLKDYPITVQSPAEIIALGDKYIEANNAMLSAMLNRIAAN; from the coding sequence ATGACGCTACGTATTCACGCTCTATTCCACACCGATTATGAAGACTTTAACTTCATCAAGCAGTGGGCAAATAGTCACAATCATACTCTTAATGTCAGTCGTTCTTACGATGATGATGCCCTGCCAGCGCTAGAAAGCTTTGATTGGCTGATTGTGATGGGTGGACCGATGAGCGTCCATGACGAGGAAAAGCACCCTTGGCTCATCGCAGAAAAACGCCTAATTAATCAAAGTATCGATGCTGGCAAAACGGTCATCGGTATTTGCTTAGGGGCGCAGCTTATCGCCCATTGTTTGGGTGCTAGCGTGCAGCCGTCTGGGGTAAAAGAAATCGGTTGGTTACCAATTCGACTGACGCCCGCAGGTCAGGCGCATCCTCTATTACAAGATTTGCCCAAGCAGGATTTTACCGTGTTTCACTTTCATGGTGACGGTTTTGACTGTCCAAAAGGTGCTAGCATTATTGCATCGACGGATGCTTGGGCGAATCAAGGCTTTGTCTATCAAACGCCGCTGCATAAAGAGCTAGGTACTTGGATACTGGCGTGGCAGTGTCACTTCGAAGTGACCAAAGAGAGCCTTGCCAAGATGGTAGTAAATGGCAATAACGCCATTCAAAGTGGACTGAAAGATTATCCAATCACCGTACAATCACCCGCTGAGATCATCGCGCTGGGTGATAAATATATCGAAGCAAATAACGCAATGCTATCCGCTATGCTAAATCGGATAGCTGCAAACTGA
- a CDS encoding N-acetylmuramoyl-L-alanine amidase — protein sequence MAKNITSLVLTSVLTSFMTFSFIGCVATSTPRYIIDSETYQAQGKSERIKTIVLHYTVSDNDRSIKTLTTGQVSSHYLILSNDDDKIYNLVPESERAWHAGNSGFAGRTILNDTSIGIEIVNAGIKPEYRDALRNSELEYRPYEHYVEFDELQIKKVAQLVQDLAKRYDISPKNIVGHSDIAPSRKIDPGAKFPWKRLYFEYGIGAWYDEFDKQFIMNQDEFAAATIPEIKQAFRDYGYQINDSDEWDKASRNVVYAFQLHFRPLRPTGELDLETYAILKALNKKYAGRDDFY from the coding sequence ATGGCAAAAAATATTACCTCTTTAGTATTAACATCAGTATTAACATCGTTCATGACATTTTCATTCATCGGCTGCGTCGCAACATCGACGCCGCGTTATATTATCGACAGTGAAACCTATCAAGCCCAAGGCAAAAGTGAGCGCATCAAAACCATTGTCCTGCACTATACGGTCTCAGATAATGACCGATCGATAAAAACATTAACCACTGGTCAGGTCAGCTCGCACTACCTAATCTTATCCAACGACGACGATAAGATTTATAACTTGGTGCCAGAAAGCGAACGCGCTTGGCATGCGGGTAACAGTGGGTTTGCAGGTAGAACCATCCTCAACGACACCTCTATCGGCATCGAAATTGTCAATGCTGGCATTAAACCTGAATATCGAGACGCGCTCAGGAATAGCGAGCTAGAATACCGTCCTTATGAGCACTACGTGGAATTTGATGAGTTGCAGATTAAAAAGGTCGCGCAGCTGGTGCAAGATTTGGCAAAAAGATATGACATCTCTCCAAAAAACATCGTTGGTCACTCTGATATAGCGCCGTCACGCAAAATCGACCCCGGTGCCAAGTTCCCTTGGAAACGACTGTATTTCGAGTACGGTATTGGCGCTTGGTATGATGAATTTGATAAGCAATTTATTATGAATCAAGACGAGTTTGCAGCAGCAACGATACCTGAGATTAAGCAAGCCTTTCGTGATTACGGTTATCAAATCAACGATAGCGATGAATGGGATAAAGCCAGTCGTAATGTGGTTTATGCGTTTCAATTGCATTTCAGACCGCTGCGTCCAACGGGCGAGCTAGATTTAGAAACTTATGCTATTTTAAAGGCACTCAATAAGAAGTATGCTGGTCGTGATGACTTTTATTAA
- a CDS encoding APC family permease: protein MSEKTESISYLQAIAISVGAIIGWGAYVMPGDLFLPQSQLLGSSVAIIIGTLAIYMVAQAYINLLTQTPENESGGIYWIEKYISRKHAYIYGWGVAIGYISIVALNISAVALLLRYLLPSSLQIGYLYTIAGWEVYASEVFLCSAAIILFSYINLRGVQVGAKIQLYIALFMIVSVTALFFGSLWATPATQTFLPTDMQSSSITSLAWLPILAVMPWAYVGFETTPQISKSISDSKTKTKSIILISLIAGVLFYFLINYFTALNMNFDYQAIKDSNWATGEGIDNRIGSIGIWLLSIAMIGSILSGINGFILSSVKLLESMGDSSLLPSIFTDKNHHFSKTKTVVLIAVVCLFSPWLGRNYLLDIVSMASLGITVGFAYVTSADLINERRKNQAGLLNYLAVLVSIIFISLLLLPFSPAALSLNAYILLAVFIILGAIGYKRIIPISSVSLG from the coding sequence ATGAGCGAAAAAACTGAGAGCATCAGCTACCTGCAAGCGATAGCGATTAGCGTAGGGGCGATTATAGGATGGGGTGCTTATGTGATGCCTGGCGATTTATTTTTGCCGCAGTCGCAGCTATTAGGCTCTTCTGTCGCCATCATCATTGGTACTTTAGCCATCTATATGGTCGCGCAAGCCTATATTAATTTATTGACCCAAACGCCAGAAAACGAATCAGGCGGTATCTATTGGATTGAAAAATACATCAGTAGAAAACACGCATATATTTATGGTTGGGGCGTGGCAATAGGTTATATCTCTATCGTGGCGCTCAACATATCAGCCGTCGCATTGCTACTAAGGTATTTATTGCCCAGTAGCTTACAGATAGGCTATCTGTACACGATTGCTGGTTGGGAGGTCTACGCCAGTGAAGTATTCTTATGTAGTGCTGCCATCATTTTATTTAGCTATATCAATTTGCGCGGGGTACAGGTCGGCGCCAAAATCCAATTGTATATTGCCCTGTTTATGATTGTGTCAGTCACTGCACTGTTTTTCGGCTCGCTTTGGGCGACTCCGGCGACCCAAACCTTTTTGCCCACTGATATGCAAAGTAGCTCCATCACCAGTTTGGCATGGTTACCTATTCTTGCCGTCATGCCTTGGGCATACGTCGGATTCGAGACCACACCGCAGATATCCAAATCTATTAGTGATTCGAAAACCAAGACCAAAAGCATTATTTTAATTTCGCTTATCGCTGGTGTTTTATTCTATTTTTTGATCAATTATTTTACTGCCTTAAATATGAATTTTGATTATCAAGCGATCAAAGATAGCAATTGGGCTACTGGTGAGGGGATAGATAATCGTATTGGTAGCATTGGCATTTGGCTACTGTCCATCGCTATGATTGGCTCCATCCTTAGCGGTATCAATGGCTTTATACTATCCTCAGTCAAGCTATTAGAATCTATGGGCGATTCGTCTTTATTACCCAGTATTTTTACCGATAAAAACCATCATTTTAGTAAGACTAAAACCGTAGTACTGATCGCTGTAGTTTGCCTGTTTTCTCCTTGGCTGGGTAGAAACTATCTACTTGATATCGTCAGTATGGCATCGCTGGGTATTACCGTCGGCTTCGCTTATGTGACGTCAGCAGATTTGATTAATGAGCGCAGAAAAAATCAGGCTGGTCTGTTAAATTATCTCGCAGTCTTGGTCAGCATCATCTTTATATCGCTGTTGCTACTGCCCTTCTCACCTGCTGCTTTATCGTTGAATGCTTATATATTATTGGCGGTATTTATCATTTTAGGTGCGATTGGTTATAAGAGGATAATTCCTATTAGTAGCGTCAGTCTTGGTTAA